One segment of Niabella beijingensis DNA contains the following:
- a CDS encoding outer membrane beta-barrel protein, whose product MKHLSFLIFLLVPFTLSAQKKAGALKGILYDSINDYALQSASVTVYRQTDSSIVDFQLANTQGEFDIKNLPLNTGLYFIVSYTGYRPLLKDFRLDTLHLITDLGKLFLVRQGKDELEEVIVKAVQPLRMNGDTLEINPDAFKLDSNAVVEDMLLRVPGLTVWGDGTITMNGRKLEKVYVDGKPFFGGAAQTATQNLPKNAIEKIQLYQEKDVSKLTNTEEKTDSLYSMNIKLKEDKKKGLFGKIGAGYGTDDRYSGDAVLQVYDKKNQAGIAVGINNINKEEGTGENAFMENTFKSNFRFFYGGRGSANDGITRRTYGNLKWQHNFSESDNSQFYNRFTTDYGYLNTTKNFISNGNSIQTIDDYKLTSINNSRSTNDNTSNTVKFLYENRKKFGNFVNISANYVNQYSTGTSESNTDVFRNAVTPVSRTSSSSYSSSNSNNFYMFGWLRSNDFELRDDPRKNYSINFGGGYNETQSNRGTVNTFESLADSLYSNTIDRKYNNRNKSYNANIGLNYDGFRQFLFGIYNFFNINMSLINNVNFSRTEQDATVMDLDTLTHQYKANSLLTNTNTLSNFSYNPALNLNRSFNKSVWGKYYYWLNFGLDLRYQFLNQQNESSIFNRNIDRSFRSFVPSLNANFNYQKDNAFRLYSYIWANINMQPPTIDQLYPIIDSTERYYVVSGNPFLKASNSKKLNYNFDISRAKLNSKSNYGARLGFNFNNTNRAVGDSLVYLPDSSGRSIRYLINIDQQRTLGGNINLNFSHNLTKASNIGITYSSSLSNNVQPGYINGQLSTSRNNTLTNNITVQYNLIDRFNISVSEILSTNRNAQSNSQLPVSSIRNYTTNGNINYFITKSITLNTSVNYQTNKAANRDAATATIWNANAIYRFMQQKAELKLTAFDLLRQNKNITNFLDRNSVGTTITNGLQQYFMISFSYYPRKFGGGNRRPSPPAGIIIMK is encoded by the coding sequence ATGAAACACCTTAGCTTTTTGATCTTCCTCCTTGTTCCGTTCACGCTCTCTGCCCAGAAAAAAGCCGGCGCGCTGAAGGGGATCCTGTACGATTCCATCAACGACTATGCCCTGCAGTCGGCCTCTGTTACCGTATACCGGCAAACCGATTCCAGCATTGTGGATTTTCAGCTGGCCAATACCCAGGGAGAATTTGATATAAAAAACCTGCCCCTCAATACCGGTCTTTATTTTATCGTTTCCTATACCGGGTACCGCCCGCTTCTAAAAGATTTCCGGCTGGATACGCTGCACCTGATCACCGACCTGGGGAAACTGTTCCTTGTCCGGCAGGGTAAGGATGAACTGGAAGAAGTGATCGTTAAAGCAGTACAGCCACTGCGTATGAACGGCGATACGCTCGAGATAAATCCGGATGCCTTCAAACTTGATTCCAACGCCGTTGTGGAAGACATGCTGCTGCGGGTGCCCGGGCTCACCGTGTGGGGCGATGGCACCATTACCATGAACGGCAGGAAACTGGAAAAAGTATATGTGGATGGCAAACCCTTCTTCGGCGGAGCGGCACAAACTGCCACACAGAACCTGCCCAAGAATGCGATTGAAAAGATCCAGCTTTACCAGGAAAAAGATGTTTCCAAACTCACCAATACCGAAGAAAAAACGGACTCGCTTTATTCCATGAACATCAAGCTGAAGGAGGATAAGAAGAAGGGGCTTTTCGGAAAGATCGGTGCCGGTTATGGAACAGACGACCGATACAGCGGAGATGCGGTGCTCCAGGTATATGATAAAAAGAACCAAGCTGGTATTGCCGTCGGTATCAATAATATCAACAAAGAAGAAGGAACGGGTGAAAACGCATTTATGGAAAACACTTTCAAATCCAATTTCAGGTTCTTTTACGGAGGCCGGGGAAGTGCCAATGACGGCATTACCCGGAGAACCTATGGCAACCTGAAATGGCAGCACAATTTTTCCGAATCGGACAATTCCCAGTTTTACAACCGCTTTACCACCGATTACGGTTACCTCAATACAACAAAAAATTTTATCTCGAACGGCAACAGCATTCAAACCATCGATGACTATAAGCTCACCAGCATCAATAACAGCAGGAGCACAAACGACAATACCTCCAACACGGTGAAATTCCTGTATGAGAACCGCAAAAAGTTCGGGAACTTTGTAAACATCAGCGCCAATTATGTGAACCAGTACAGCACCGGCACCTCCGAATCGAACACAGATGTGTTCCGGAATGCCGTTACGCCCGTGAGCCGCACTTCCAGCAGCAGCTATTCCAGTTCCAACAGCAACAATTTCTATATGTTCGGCTGGCTGCGCTCGAACGACTTCGAACTGCGCGATGATCCCCGGAAAAATTATTCCATCAACTTCGGCGGCGGATACAATGAAACCCAAAGCAACCGCGGTACCGTGAATACTTTTGAATCGCTGGCAGACAGTCTATACAGCAATACGATCGACCGGAAATACAACAACAGGAACAAGAGTTACAATGCCAATATCGGCCTGAATTATGATGGCTTCCGGCAGTTCCTGTTTGGGATCTATAATTTTTTCAATATCAATATGTCGCTGATCAACAATGTCAATTTTTCAAGAACAGAACAGGATGCCACGGTAATGGACCTGGATACGCTGACGCATCAGTACAAAGCAAACAGCCTGCTGACGAATACCAATACCCTTTCCAACTTCTCCTATAACCCGGCACTTAACCTTAACCGTTCCTTTAATAAATCCGTCTGGGGAAAATACTATTACTGGCTGAACTTCGGGCTGGACCTGCGTTACCAGTTCCTGAACCAGCAAAACGAATCCAGCATCTTCAACCGGAATATCGACCGTTCTTTCCGGTCTTTTGTGCCTTCACTCAATGCTAATTTCAACTATCAAAAGGATAATGCATTCCGCCTTTATTCCTATATCTGGGCCAATATAAACATGCAGCCTCCTACCATCGATCAGTTGTATCCGATCATCGACAGCACCGAACGTTATTATGTGGTTTCCGGTAACCCTTTCCTGAAGGCTTCCAACTCAAAAAAACTGAATTATAATTTTGACATCAGCAGGGCCAAACTGAACAGCAAAAGCAACTATGGTGCGCGCCTGGGTTTTAACTTTAACAATACCAACCGGGCGGTAGGCGACAGCCTGGTATATCTGCCGGACAGCTCGGGGAGAAGCATCCGTTACCTCATCAATATAGACCAGCAACGGACGCTGGGGGGCAATATCAATCTCAATTTCTCTCACAATCTTACCAAGGCAAGCAATATCGGGATCACCTATTCCTCTTCACTGAGTAATAACGTCCAGCCGGGATATATCAACGGGCAGCTGTCAACCTCACGCAACAATACGCTCACCAATAACATTACCGTTCAGTACAACCTGATCGATCGCTTCAACATCAGCGTCAGCGAGATCCTTTCTACCAACCGGAATGCCCAATCGAACAGCCAGCTCCCGGTTTCATCCATCCGTAACTACACCACCAATGGCAATATCAATTACTTCATTACAAAATCCATTACCCTGAACACTTCGGTGAATTATCAGACCAATAAGGCGGCCAACCGCGATGCGGCTACTGCTACCATCTGGAATGCCAATGCCATCTACCGCTTTATGCAGCAGAAAGCAGAATTGAAATTGACGGCGTTCGATCTGCTGCGTCAGAACAAGAACATCACCAATTTCCTGGACCGCAACTCTGTGGGCACCACTATCACCAACGGCCTGCAGCAGTATTTTATGATCAGTTTCTCCTATTATCCCCGGAAATTCGGAGGCGGCAACCGGCGTCCTTCTCCGCCGGCAGGGATCATTATCATGAAATAA
- a CDS encoding 6-bladed beta-propeller encodes MRRLLILACLYLCMLPARAQEQALYISPDNALGIKAANLFSEIRFIPLETTAASYFNNMADFLITPDRLIFTDNASNSILVFDKQGKFLHKFKKKKYKLGPLQYDNAKNAVFFTSTNKNYTIPLPKVQQMTQTPGNRDFSRYKNHELMYLDEKENYRIEKLPVPYYALNDLYYMNGRYLLQNNRYNKYVKDTVLYHLDIMSGNEKVIAYFPFLNVPRLPTDFDDVDVNIDRTLNDTTVYIQKNYDNTVYRLVNDSLTPAYRFVFPAANTMPADFYTTAFRNNIDFTSYKSKYGKAVKSFFNIIDLPGVLFFGTNDNSWGYKRYVFSKNSASLYDLSKTTSDSSTCYLPTSIFMKISNYDTGYVYTSISGSDLLKEKAAILARYKDGPPPFLKQLLDTITRFSNPVIIQLKINPAAK; translated from the coding sequence ATGAGACGATTGCTGATCTTGGCCTGCCTTTATCTTTGTATGCTGCCTGCCCGGGCACAGGAACAGGCTTTATACATCTCCCCAGATAATGCCCTGGGCATAAAGGCGGCCAACCTGTTTTCAGAAATCCGGTTCATCCCGCTGGAGACCACTGCTGCCAGCTACTTTAATAATATGGCGGATTTTCTGATCACACCCGACCGGCTGATCTTTACCGATAACGCATCCAATTCCATACTGGTGTTCGACAAACAGGGCAAATTCCTGCATAAGTTTAAAAAGAAAAAATATAAACTGGGACCGCTTCAGTATGATAATGCAAAGAATGCCGTCTTCTTCACCAGTACCAATAAAAATTATACCATCCCCCTGCCCAAAGTTCAGCAGATGACACAGACACCGGGCAACAGGGATTTTTCCAGGTATAAAAATCATGAACTGATGTACCTGGATGAAAAGGAAAATTACAGGATAGAAAAACTACCGGTACCTTATTATGCCCTCAATGACCTGTACTATATGAATGGCCGGTACCTGCTGCAGAACAACCGCTATAACAAATACGTAAAAGATACGGTATTGTATCACCTGGATATTATGAGCGGTAATGAAAAAGTGATCGCTTATTTTCCTTTCCTGAACGTTCCGCGGCTGCCCACCGATTTTGATGATGTGGATGTTAACATCGACCGCACCCTGAACGATACCACCGTCTACATCCAGAAGAATTATGACAACACAGTTTACAGGCTGGTTAATGATTCCCTGACACCTGCATACCGGTTTGTATTCCCCGCTGCGAACACCATGCCTGCCGACTTTTACACCACGGCCTTCCGGAATAATATCGACTTCACCAGCTATAAATCAAAATACGGAAAAGCCGTCAAATCCTTTTTCAATATCATCGACCTGCCGGGTGTTTTATTTTTTGGCACCAACGACAATTCCTGGGGCTATAAGCGTTATGTATTCAGCAAAAATTCCGCTTCCTTATATGATCTTTCAAAAACCACTTCCGACAGCAGCACCTGTTATCTGCCCACTTCCATTTTTATGAAGATAAGCAACTACGATACCGGTTATGTATACACTTCTATTTCCGGCAGCGACCTGCTGAAAGAAAAAGCAGCCATCCTTGCCCGGTACAAAGATGGTCCCCCGCCTTTTTTAAAGCAGCTCCTGGATACCATTACCAGGTTCAGCAACCCGGTTATCATTCAATTAAAAATCAATCCTGCTGCAAAATGA
- a CDS encoding NUDIX hydrolase, whose product MGKNSNLKTAAIEKSSHLEYFRIAVSVDCVIFGYEEKELKVLLIKSDLKEFAGLYSLLGDLVRPDEDLDKASYRVLKERTDLDDVFLQQVHTFGTVNRHPSGRVVSTAYYSLVNINSHKLKIDNNDLRWHPVKNIHKLAFDHKEILNTCQEHLRGQIEEHPVAHNLLNEKFSLRELQEVYEAILNTPLDRRNFRKKITLKSWLIDLNEMEDNVSHRPGKLYKFKPKLIKNNKLG is encoded by the coding sequence ATGGGTAAAAATTCTAATCTGAAAACGGCAGCAATTGAGAAAAGCAGCCATCTGGAATATTTCAGGATCGCTGTATCTGTGGACTGTGTTATTTTCGGATATGAAGAAAAGGAATTGAAGGTATTGCTGATCAAATCAGATCTGAAAGAATTTGCGGGTCTGTATTCCCTGCTGGGCGATCTGGTAAGACCTGATGAGGATCTGGACAAAGCATCTTACCGGGTGCTGAAAGAGCGTACCGATCTGGATGATGTATTCCTGCAACAGGTGCATACATTTGGCACGGTTAACCGTCACCCTTCGGGAAGGGTCGTATCTACCGCCTATTACTCACTGGTGAACATCAACAGTCATAAGCTGAAGATCGATAATAATGATCTGCGATGGCATCCGGTAAAAAATATCCATAAGCTGGCCTTCGACCATAAAGAGATCCTTAACACCTGTCAGGAACACCTCCGGGGGCAGATCGAAGAACACCCGGTGGCGCATAACCTGCTGAATGAAAAGTTTTCCCTGCGCGAACTGCAGGAGGTATATGAAGCCATTCTCAATACACCCCTCGACCGCCGGAACTTCCGGAAAAAGATCACGCTGAAAAGCTGGCTGATCGATCTTAATGAAATGGAAGATAATGTTTCCCACCGCCCCGGCAAACTCTACAAATTCAAGCCTAAGCTGATAAAAAACAACAAGTTAGGATAA
- a CDS encoding SusC/RagA family TonB-linked outer membrane protein, producing MRRLFAASAVTLLLLFPGMIHAQTKAVSGRVTDSGTGQPLPGVTISVVGRSLAVLTDSAGSYRIFPGAATGTLEFSSVGYVSQKIRITGDQLDVSLVPEISNLENVVVIGYGTARKKDLTGSLATVNADDFQKGNITTPDQLIAGKVAGVAITPNGGRPGSGSTIRIRGGSSLNASNDPLIVIDGVPVDNGSVSGAASPLSFINPNDIESFTILKDASASAIYGARANNGVLLITTKKGKSGAFKASYGTTNSVAVISKTIDVLTGEQIRAIVEEFGTTKQKAQLGTASTNWQKEIYRAAFASDNNLTLSGGIKNFPYRLSLGFLNQDGILKTDNLKRTSIGLALNPTFFNNHLKVDLNIKSSFQKTRFANSDAIGAAVTFDPTQATYMEDQTYGGYYQWTEPNGKLVLNRANNPVGLLEQTFDNQKPMRSIGNLQVDYKFHFLPELRANINVGYDISRNNGTKFIPNNAASNYVIDSAAGGGLYQESKQERNNTLLDAYLNYTKKLMSIKSRIDATVGYSYNNFRAKNYNFRSLNANRDTLSGSTAPVFSFDIPENTLISYWGRLLYNFDEKYYLTASLRRDGSSRYSPENRWGWFPSIGLAWSLKNEFFKNSTELSDLRLRFGYGSTGQQDGIGNYDYLARYGVGGLSGSYEFGDAFYNGVGPFGYNAGLKWEKLQSYNLALDYGFADNRVSGSIEFYIRKTQDLLNAIPQAAGTNFSAYILANVGDLTNKGIEFTLNTQPIRTATTTLEVNFNYAYNHNNIEKLTVNPDSAYMGVPTGGAEGASDQIMLHAIGHPRSTFFLYQQVYDANGQPLEGVFVDRNNDGIINAADKYLNHSAVPDHTFGLSTNLTIKNWSAGFVARASLNNYVYNNIYSKASALNVITGNYIIGNASKNYLNTKFTGGTDLQPLSDLWVENASFLRMDNLFIGYNFGKIRGIYSLRATAGIQNVFIITKYKGLDPELSGGTDNNLYPRPRIFSLSLNLDF from the coding sequence ATGAGAAGATTGTTTGCAGCATCTGCTGTCACCTTACTGCTGCTGTTTCCCGGAATGATCCATGCCCAGACGAAAGCCGTCAGCGGGAGGGTAACGGATTCAGGAACCGGCCAGCCGCTTCCGGGGGTGACCATTTCGGTTGTAGGGCGCTCCCTGGCTGTATTAACGGATAGCGCCGGCAGTTACCGCATCTTTCCCGGAGCGGCCACCGGCACACTTGAGTTTTCATCTGTTGGTTATGTATCCCAAAAGATCAGAATAACCGGGGATCAGCTGGATGTTTCCCTGGTTCCGGAGATCTCCAACCTGGAAAATGTGGTGGTGATCGGGTATGGTACGGCGCGGAAGAAAGACCTGACGGGTTCGTTGGCTACAGTAAATGCTGATGATTTTCAGAAAGGAAATATTACAACGCCAGACCAGTTGATAGCCGGAAAGGTGGCGGGTGTTGCTATCACGCCAAACGGGGGCCGTCCGGGATCAGGAAGTACCATCCGGATACGGGGCGGCTCTTCGCTGAATGCAAGTAACGATCCTTTGATTGTTATTGATGGAGTGCCGGTAGATAATGGCTCTGTATCCGGTGCTGCCAGTCCATTGAGTTTTATCAATCCCAATGATATAGAAAGTTTTACTATTTTAAAAGATGCATCTGCTTCTGCAATATACGGAGCCAGAGCAAATAACGGCGTATTGCTGATTACAACAAAGAAAGGCAAATCCGGTGCTTTCAAAGCCAGCTATGGCACAACAAATTCCGTTGCAGTGATCAGCAAAACAATTGATGTATTGACCGGTGAGCAGATCCGGGCAATCGTTGAGGAATTTGGAACTACAAAACAAAAGGCACAATTGGGAACTGCATCCACAAACTGGCAGAAGGAAATTTACAGGGCAGCATTTGCATCAGATAATAATCTTACACTTTCAGGTGGGATTAAGAACTTTCCCTATCGCTTAAGTCTTGGCTTTTTAAATCAGGATGGTATTTTAAAAACGGATAATCTGAAGCGGACAAGTATAGGACTTGCCTTAAATCCTACTTTTTTTAATAATCATTTAAAGGTAGATCTGAATATAAAAAGCTCTTTCCAGAAAACGCGGTTTGCAAACAGTGATGCGATAGGGGCTGCCGTGACTTTTGACCCTACTCAGGCAACCTATATGGAAGACCAGACTTATGGTGGTTATTATCAGTGGACGGAACCAAATGGAAAACTGGTATTAAACAGGGCGAATAACCCGGTAGGTCTGCTGGAACAGACTTTTGATAACCAAAAGCCCATGAGAAGCATCGGCAACTTACAAGTCGATTATAAATTTCATTTTTTACCTGAGCTCAGGGCAAATATCAATGTCGGGTATGATATCAGCCGAAATAACGGGACAAAATTTATTCCGAATAATGCGGCATCAAATTATGTGATAGATAGCGCTGCAGGAGGCGGTTTGTATCAGGAAAGCAAACAGGAACGGAACAATACATTATTGGATGCATACTTGAATTATACAAAGAAACTTATGAGCATCAAAAGCCGTATTGACGCAACAGTTGGATATTCCTATAATAATTTCAGGGCCAAAAATTACAATTTTCGCTCCCTCAATGCCAACAGGGATACATTGTCGGGGTCCACGGCTCCTGTTTTCTCCTTTGATATTCCTGAGAATACACTGATCTCTTATTGGGGCCGGTTACTGTACAATTTTGATGAGAAATATTACCTGACAGCATCATTAAGAAGAGACGGCTCTTCAAGATATTCGCCGGAAAACAGATGGGGATGGTTCCCTTCAATAGGACTGGCCTGGAGTCTTAAGAATGAATTCTTCAAAAATAGTACGGAATTATCAGATCTCCGGTTGCGTTTTGGTTATGGCTCTACGGGGCAGCAGGATGGTATCGGTAACTATGATTATTTGGCGCGGTATGGCGTTGGCGGACTGTCTGGCTCTTATGAATTTGGTGATGCGTTTTATAATGGTGTAGGGCCTTTTGGATATAACGCGGGTTTAAAGTGGGAAAAGTTGCAATCGTATAACCTTGCATTGGATTATGGTTTTGCGGACAACAGGGTCAGCGGCAGCATTGAGTTTTATATACGTAAAACGCAGGATTTGTTGAATGCTATTCCCCAGGCTGCGGGGACAAATTTTAGTGCATATATACTGGCGAACGTAGGAGATTTGACAAATAAGGGCATCGAATTTACATTAAATACGCAACCGATAAGAACCGCTACCACCACATTGGAAGTAAATTTCAATTATGCTTACAATCATAACAATATTGAAAAACTAACGGTAAACCCTGATTCAGCATATATGGGAGTGCCGACAGGAGGGGCTGAAGGTGCCAGTGACCAGATTATGCTGCATGCTATAGGACATCCCCGAAGCACTTTCTTTTTGTATCAACAAGTTTATGATGCAAATGGGCAGCCACTGGAGGGAGTTTTTGTAGACCGGAATAATGATGGTATCATCAATGCGGCGGATAAATACCTGAATCATAGCGCTGTTCCTGATCATACTTTTGGGTTGAGCACAAATCTCACTATAAAAAATTGGAGTGCGGGTTTTGTAGCCCGCGCATCACTGAATAATTATGTATACAACAATATTTATAGCAAGGCCAGTGCACTCAACGTAATTACCGGCAATTATATTATCGGTAACGCTTCCAAAAATTACCTGAATACAAAATTTACAGGAGGAACTGACCTTCAACCTTTAAGTGATCTTTGGGTGGAAAATGCCTCTTTTTTGAGGATGGATAATTTATTTATTGGATACAACTTTGGCAAGATCAGAGGTATATACTCGCTAAGAGCCACAGCAGGGATCCAAAATGTTTTTATCATTACCAAATACAAAGGACTGGATCCCGAATTGTCTGGCGGTACAGATAATAATTTATATCCGCGTCCAAGAATATTTTCCCTGTCACTCAACCTGGATTTTTAA
- a CDS encoding RagB/SusD family nutrient uptake outer membrane protein, which yields MKTIVIRFIFIFYVVTLLSCEKKLNLFPTNDLTAEKVFATPLGYKQALAKIYVSLAVTGTNGRDIPAEIVLDEGSTGFLRQLWYLQCLTTDEAGWTYSGSTDPIGMHQMSWTASSQTIAGLYFRCFYLVTLCNNFIKESSEDKVASRGISGTDAADIKRYRAEARFVRAYSYWVLLDNFGNVPFTDENYVIGSGVSPKQMTRATLFNYIEAELKAIDEELAAPRTNENGRADQAAAWALLARMYLNAVVYSGSEKYTEAIVYAKQVINAGYTLHNDYTQLLLADNDRLTNEFIWTIRFDGTHTQSYSGTTFLVHGQAGVPAAMTGTNGSWDCIRMTEQFVDKFNSQDVRGQFWTQNQRREMDVLLGDARAGYSSSKFRNLTQTGKIGPGTDAGGTFVDVDFPVFRLAEIYLIYAEAVVRGGSSGENGTALNYLQALAKRARPSNPNAGGTAVLSADYILDERGRELFWECHRRTDLIRYGRFTTNTYLWSWKGGIRSGTAVDPKYNLFPIPAIDITSNPGITQNSGY from the coding sequence ATGAAAACTATTGTTATCAGATTCATTTTTATATTCTATGTCGTTACACTTTTGTCATGTGAGAAGAAACTGAATTTATTTCCGACAAACGATCTGACAGCGGAAAAGGTTTTTGCCACTCCTCTTGGATACAAGCAGGCTCTGGCAAAAATATATGTTTCACTGGCGGTTACCGGTACCAATGGAAGGGATATACCGGCAGAAATCGTACTTGATGAAGGAAGTACAGGCTTCTTGCGTCAATTGTGGTATTTACAATGTCTTACCACCGATGAGGCGGGGTGGACTTATTCCGGAAGCACGGATCCTATAGGAATGCATCAGATGAGCTGGACTGCGAGCAGCCAGACAATCGCAGGATTGTATTTCCGTTGTTTTTATTTGGTAACACTGTGTAATAATTTCATTAAAGAATCGTCTGAAGATAAAGTGGCTTCAAGGGGAATATCAGGCACTGACGCAGCAGATATAAAAAGATACCGGGCCGAGGCCAGATTTGTAAGGGCGTATAGCTACTGGGTGCTTCTTGATAATTTTGGAAATGTGCCGTTCACGGATGAAAATTATGTAATCGGATCCGGTGTTTCGCCAAAGCAAATGACCCGTGCGACCCTTTTTAATTATATCGAGGCGGAATTGAAAGCTATTGATGAAGAACTGGCGGCACCACGGACCAATGAAAATGGAAGGGCTGACCAGGCTGCTGCATGGGCTTTGTTGGCAAGAATGTATCTAAACGCAGTTGTCTACTCCGGTTCGGAAAAATATACAGAAGCAATTGTTTATGCGAAACAGGTAATTAATGCCGGGTATACGCTGCATAATGATTATACCCAGCTCTTGCTAGCAGATAATGACAGGCTTACAAACGAGTTTATCTGGACCATACGATTTGATGGAACACATACACAGTCATACAGCGGAACAACTTTTCTGGTGCATGGTCAGGCAGGTGTTCCGGCAGCCATGACTGGTACCAATGGCTCCTGGGATTGTATCCGCATGACCGAACAATTTGTGGATAAATTCAACTCACAGGATGTACGAGGTCAATTCTGGACCCAGAATCAACGAAGGGAAATGGATGTTTTACTGGGAGATGCAAGGGCCGGTTATTCTTCTTCTAAATTCAGAAACCTGACGCAGACCGGAAAGATAGGCCCGGGTACGGATGCAGGAGGTACATTTGTCGATGTTGATTTTCCTGTATTCCGGCTTGCGGAAATTTATCTGATTTATGCGGAAGCCGTTGTGCGGGGAGGGAGCAGCGGAGAGAATGGCACTGCTCTAAATTACCTGCAGGCTCTTGCAAAAAGAGCGCGTCCGAGCAATCCCAATGCCGGCGGTACGGCTGTTTTAAGCGCTGACTATATCCTGGATGAAAGAGGACGTGAATTATTTTGGGAATGCCACAGACGAACCGACCTGATTCGTTATGGGAGATTCACAACGAACACGTATTTGTGGTCCTGGAAAGGAGGTATACGCAGTGGTACAGCAGTTGATCCCAAATACAACCTGTTCCCTATTCCTGCAATTGATATCACATCAAATCCCGGTATTACTCAAAATTCTGGTTATTAA
- a CDS encoding SusE domain-containing protein, whose translation MKSTLILFMIMAAACCLASCKKKDQLAQINNAKPTLSLSTEGPLTLSVETANNMVLTLSYDNVDFGINETLAYLLQIAPAGTDFKADSMIQFSLDRKAGEKKFTGAELNKLLLNEFSPAGQTINFEIRLITSPGKIISNTVPITITTYEDWPRILEQDFLYTPGAYQGWDPASAKIAKMYVTAGDKVAGQLTGSIYMPDPVNEFKFTPGPQWDNSYGSVTNTGNAGTLQYNGGGNFSIKDKGYYQVDLDLTAKTWKASLSNYSIIGDAAISWDTDVELEFDPATQTLFKELPMKAGEWKFRKNHAWSGGDFPKDNLTITEAGTYKILLDMRVPSDPYWKVIKQ comes from the coding sequence ATGAAAAGTACGCTTATATTGTTTATGATTATGGCTGCTGCATGTTGCTTGGCATCTTGCAAAAAAAAGGATCAACTTGCCCAGATAAATAATGCAAAACCCACTCTAAGCCTCTCGACTGAAGGACCATTGACTTTGTCCGTTGAAACAGCAAATAATATGGTCTTAACCCTGTCCTATGATAATGTAGATTTTGGTATAAACGAAACACTGGCATATCTATTGCAAATTGCACCAGCCGGGACCGACTTTAAAGCGGACTCAATGATTCAGTTTAGTTTAGATCGGAAAGCGGGAGAAAAAAAATTCACCGGTGCAGAGCTGAATAAATTACTCCTCAACGAATTTTCACCGGCAGGCCAAACTATAAATTTTGAAATACGTCTAATAACCAGTCCCGGCAAAATTATTTCCAATACAGTACCCATTACAATAACCACTTATGAAGACTGGCCGAGAATACTTGAGCAGGACTTTCTTTATACTCCTGGTGCCTATCAGGGATGGGATCCTGCCTCAGCTAAAATTGCTAAAATGTATGTTACAGCAGGCGACAAGGTAGCTGGCCAACTTACCGGATCCATTTACATGCCAGACCCGGTTAATGAATTTAAATTTACACCGGGGCCCCAATGGGACAACTCCTATGGAAGCGTCACCAACACAGGAAATGCGGGTACGCTGCAATATAACGGCGGTGGCAATTTCAGCATAAAAGATAAAGGATATTATCAGGTCGATCTGGATCTTACAGCCAAAACATGGAAAGCCTCGTTAAGCAATTATTCCATTATCGGCGATGCCGCCATCAGCTGGGATACCGATGTGGAACTCGAATTTGATCCGGCCACACAAACTTTATTCAAAGAACTGCCCATGAAGGCAGGCGAATGGAAATTCCGGAAAAATCATGCCTGGAGCGGTGGAGATTTTCCTAAAGACAATCTAACGATAACTGAAGCGGGTACCTACAAGATCCTCCTGGACATGCGCGTGCCTTCGGATCCTTACTGGAAAGTAATAAAACAATAG